Proteins encoded by one window of Aliivibrio wodanis:
- the sppA gene encoding protease IV (endopeptidase IV), with product MKGLFHFIGKCFKAIWKLLSFTRQLVLNLFFLAFVGVIAFTFLASDESSIETQQVEKKALILDLAGPIVEESKFREPLERVTSDLLGNQKSQENVLFDIVDTIRFAAHDDNVSGLVLHLKEMNETSLTKLRYIAKAINTFKAAGKPVYAIGDYYNQSQYYLASYADKVFMAPDGTVLLRGYGAYTLYYKDLLEKLNVSTHVFRVGTYKSAVEPYLRNDMSDAAKESTSAWLTQLWDAYLDDVATNRQIDAKTLTMPMEQFIAKLKTVNGDLSQMTVELGLVDKLATRQEVRKDLIEEFGSNGYDSFKQISYYDYLPQVRPTIIPDAQDIAVVVASGPIMDGTQRQGTVGGDSTAALLRQARGDDKVKAVVLRVDSPGGSAFASEVIRNEIDALKEAGKPVVISMSSVAASGGYWISASADKIIAQPTTITGSIGIFGILTTFEKGLEKMGIHSDGISTSPFNGVGLTRPLNDDVAQVMQLGIEHGYHRFIKLVSDHRNLSLEAVDKVAQGRVWTGKDALKHGLVDQLGDFDDAVQAAAQLANMESYNLYWVKEPLSPMEQFLEELSMSFNANIKTELFSLAPEALQPTISKVATDINMLNNFNDPKGQYLFCLNCSNL from the coding sequence ATGAAAGGGTTATTCCACTTCATAGGAAAATGTTTTAAAGCTATATGGAAGTTACTTTCCTTTACCCGTCAACTGGTATTAAACCTATTTTTTCTTGCTTTTGTGGGAGTGATCGCCTTCACTTTCCTAGCCAGTGATGAATCTAGCATTGAAACTCAACAAGTTGAGAAAAAAGCGTTAATCCTTGATTTAGCGGGCCCTATCGTTGAAGAGAGTAAATTTCGCGAACCATTAGAACGTGTTACCTCTGATTTATTAGGCAATCAAAAATCACAAGAAAACGTGTTATTTGATATTGTCGATACTATTCGCTTTGCGGCTCATGATGATAATGTTTCTGGTTTGGTACTTCATTTAAAAGAGATGAATGAAACCAGCTTAACCAAACTTCGTTATATAGCAAAAGCCATCAATACCTTCAAAGCAGCAGGCAAGCCAGTTTATGCCATTGGTGATTACTACAATCAAAGCCAATATTATTTAGCAAGCTATGCTGATAAAGTCTTCATGGCTCCTGATGGTACTGTTCTATTACGTGGTTACGGTGCTTATACGCTGTACTACAAAGATCTTCTTGAAAAGCTAAACGTGTCAACTCATGTTTTCCGTGTAGGTACGTACAAATCAGCGGTAGAACCATATCTTAGAAATGACATGTCTGATGCGGCAAAAGAATCAACTTCAGCATGGCTAACTCAGTTATGGGATGCCTATTTAGATGATGTTGCCACTAACCGTCAAATAGATGCTAAGACGTTAACCATGCCAATGGAACAATTCATTGCGAAGTTAAAAACGGTCAATGGTGACTTATCACAAATGACCGTTGAGCTGGGTTTAGTTGATAAACTAGCCACTCGTCAAGAAGTTCGTAAAGATCTAATTGAAGAATTTGGCTCTAATGGCTACGACAGCTTTAAACAAATCAGTTATTACGATTACCTCCCACAAGTTCGTCCGACTATTATTCCTGATGCCCAAGATATTGCAGTTGTTGTAGCAAGTGGTCCAATCATGGATGGAACTCAGCGCCAAGGTACTGTTGGTGGTGATTCAACCGCAGCCCTACTTCGTCAAGCTCGCGGAGATGATAAAGTAAAAGCAGTCGTTCTACGTGTTGACAGCCCTGGTGGTAGTGCTTTTGCTTCTGAAGTAATTCGTAATGAAATTGACGCTTTAAAAGAAGCAGGAAAACCTGTCGTAATTTCAATGTCGAGCGTCGCTGCCTCTGGTGGATACTGGATCTCTGCAAGTGCTGACAAGATCATCGCGCAACCAACCACAATTACCGGCTCAATTGGTATCTTTGGGATTCTAACTACCTTTGAAAAAGGATTAGAAAAAATGGGGATCCACAGTGATGGTATTTCGACTTCTCCATTTAATGGTGTTGGTTTAACTCGCCCGTTAAATGATGATGTGGCTCAAGTGATGCAGTTAGGTATCGAACATGGTTATCACCGTTTTATTAAACTGGTGAGCGATCATCGTAATCTATCTCTAGAAGCGGTTGATAAAGTAGCTCAAGGCCGAGTTTGGACAGGTAAAGATGCACTAAAACATGGCTTAGTTGATCAGTTGGGTGATTTTGATGATGCTGTACAAGCGGCAGCTCAATTAGCTAATATGGAATCATATAACCTCTACTGGGTTAAAGAGCCACTATCTCCAATGGAGCAATTCCTTGAAGAGTTAAGCATGAGCTTTAACGCTAATATCAAAACAGAGCTTTTTTCATTGGCACCAGAAGCATTGCAACCAACCATCAGCAAAGTTGCAACAGATATCAACATGTTGAATAACTTTAATGATCCAAAAGGGCAATATCTCTTCTGCCTGAACTGTAGCAATCTTTAA
- the ansA gene encoding L-asparaginase I, which translates to MERKHIYIAYTGGTIGMLKSDDHGYVPASGFMQHQLKQMPEFHRAEMPIFTIHEYEPLIDSSDMTPEDWQRIADDIRANYDKYDGFVILHGTDTMAYTASALSFMLENLGKPVIVTGSQIPLAELRSDGQSNLLNALHIAANYPINEVTLFFNNKLIRGNRSTKSHADGFDAFSSPNLSPLLEAGINIQINGAEINKQPEGEFTVNNITPQPIGVVTMYPGISAEVIKNTLRQPVNAMILLTFGVGNAPQNPELLAQLKDASERGVVVVNLTQCLSGKVNMGGYATGCALAEAGVISGYDMTPEAALAKLHYLLSKDLPYETMRTMMQQSLRGELTH; encoded by the coding sequence ATGGAAAGAAAACACATTTACATCGCCTATACAGGCGGCACAATCGGCATGTTGAAATCTGATGATCATGGTTATGTACCTGCATCAGGCTTTATGCAACATCAACTAAAACAAATGCCTGAGTTTCACCGTGCAGAAATGCCAATTTTCACCATTCACGAATATGAGCCATTAATTGATTCATCTGACATGACGCCAGAAGATTGGCAACGTATTGCAGATGATATTCGTGCTAACTACGATAAATACGACGGATTTGTAATTCTTCATGGTACGGATACCATGGCCTACACAGCATCAGCACTTTCATTTATGCTTGAGAACCTTGGAAAACCAGTGATCGTAACTGGCTCTCAAATTCCTCTTGCTGAGCTACGCTCTGATGGCCAAAGCAACTTATTAAATGCCTTACACATTGCGGCTAACTACCCGATTAACGAAGTCACATTATTCTTCAACAACAAGTTAATTCGTGGTAACCGTAGTACAAAATCACACGCTGATGGTTTTGACGCTTTCTCTTCGCCAAACCTGTCACCATTACTTGAAGCGGGTATTAATATCCAAATCAACGGTGCTGAAATCAATAAACAGCCTGAAGGTGAATTCACGGTTAATAATATTACGCCACAACCAATTGGCGTAGTAACCATGTACCCAGGTATCTCAGCAGAAGTGATTAAAAACACATTACGCCAACCTGTGAATGCAATGATATTACTCACTTTTGGTGTCGGTAATGCCCCACAAAACCCAGAGCTTTTAGCACAACTAAAAGACGCTTCTGAGCGTGGCGTTGTCGTTGTAAACTTAACTCAATGTTTATCAGGAAAAGTAAACATGGGTGGTTACGCAACAGGTTGTGCGCTTGCTGAAGCCGGTGTGATCAGTGGTTATGATATGACCCCAGAAGCAGCGCTAGCTAAACTGCACTACTTACTAAGTAAAGATCTGCCTTATGAAACCATGCGTACCATGATGCAGCAAAGTTTACGTGGCGAGTTAACTCACTAA